A stretch of Streptomyces vietnamensis DNA encodes these proteins:
- a CDS encoding glycoside hydrolase family 36 protein — protein sequence MSDPHETIRWGHHALELEIALGEHGAPRLTRIGAPGDKSATPRLGAPLPLVEVTTADLGRHWSGRHLVDTVLGGRLRHRTHRASRDGDWHVLAIELHAPESGLTAEAVYRSPDGLPVLRAEVVLRNEGPRTLHLESVASLVAGCLTGAGPAALDSADLLWAENEWFAECRWHRQPLRVSSPERSGRFHTTSGRSTRVVAGQGVWSSCGHLPMGGLTDRESGRTWLWQIEHNGGGWRWECGVRDDTAYAALYGPTDADHGWRHPLEPGAEFRTVPVALAYGADGGPDGAFAALTAYRRATRRPHTDHHRLPVVFNDYMNCLMGNPTTAKLLPLVDAAAAAGAEYFVIDAGWYADEDENWWETVGAWEPSASRFPGPDGIHEVLDRIRERGMVPGLWLEPEAVGVAGPVAGSLPEEAFFRRDGRRVEEGGGRYHLDLRHPAARAHLDGVVDRLVGEWGVGYLKLDHNTDPGSGTSAHPGEVPAAGLLGHNRAQLDWLDGILDRHPDLVIENCASGGMRMDHALLSRLQLQSTSDQQDLLLYPPIAAAAPTAVTPEQGAVWAYPLPEDSPDEVALTMTNALLGRVHLSGRLTELAPPARDLVHEAVAVYKSIRADLPQALPAWPLGLPAWEDPWIALALHTPATTYVTAWRRHGTDAVRELDLPHLLGAEVRAEVLYPAAGRATTAWHPDTAVLTLTLPAAPSAVLLRLTEEPSEGS from the coding sequence ATGAGCGACCCGCACGAGACGATCCGCTGGGGCCACCACGCCCTGGAGCTGGAGATCGCCCTGGGCGAGCACGGCGCCCCGCGCCTGACCCGCATCGGCGCACCCGGCGACAAGAGCGCCACCCCCCGCCTCGGCGCACCGCTGCCGTTGGTGGAGGTGACGACCGCCGACCTCGGCCGCCACTGGTCGGGCCGGCACCTCGTCGACACCGTTCTCGGCGGACGCCTGCGCCATCGCACGCACCGGGCGAGCCGGGACGGCGACTGGCACGTGCTCGCCATCGAACTCCACGCCCCGGAGAGCGGCCTGACCGCCGAGGCGGTCTACCGGTCCCCGGACGGCCTTCCGGTGCTGCGTGCCGAGGTGGTGCTGCGCAACGAGGGGCCGCGGACGCTGCACCTGGAATCGGTCGCCTCGCTCGTGGCGGGCTGCCTCACCGGGGCCGGCCCGGCGGCCCTGGACAGCGCGGACCTGCTGTGGGCGGAGAACGAGTGGTTCGCCGAATGCCGATGGCACCGCCAGCCGCTGCGCGTGTCCTCGCCCGAACGGAGCGGCCGATTCCACACCACCTCCGGCCGCAGCACCCGCGTCGTGGCCGGACAGGGCGTGTGGTCCAGCTGCGGCCACCTGCCGATGGGCGGCCTGACGGACCGGGAATCCGGCCGTACCTGGCTGTGGCAGATCGAGCACAACGGCGGAGGCTGGCGTTGGGAGTGCGGGGTGCGCGACGACACGGCGTACGCGGCGCTGTACGGCCCCACCGACGCCGACCACGGCTGGCGCCACCCCCTGGAACCCGGCGCCGAGTTCCGTACCGTTCCGGTGGCCCTGGCGTACGGCGCGGACGGCGGCCCGGACGGCGCGTTCGCCGCCCTCACCGCGTACCGCCGGGCCACCCGACGCCCGCACACCGACCACCACCGGCTGCCGGTCGTCTTCAACGACTACATGAACTGCCTGATGGGCAACCCCACCACCGCGAAGCTGCTGCCGCTGGTCGACGCCGCCGCCGCTGCCGGCGCGGAGTACTTCGTCATCGACGCCGGCTGGTACGCCGACGAGGACGAGAACTGGTGGGAGACCGTCGGCGCGTGGGAGCCGTCCGCCTCCCGCTTCCCCGGCCCCGACGGGATCCACGAGGTCCTGGACCGCATCCGGGAGCGGGGCATGGTCCCCGGCCTGTGGCTGGAGCCGGAGGCGGTCGGGGTCGCCGGCCCCGTCGCCGGGTCCCTGCCGGAGGAGGCGTTCTTCCGCCGCGACGGGCGCCGCGTCGAGGAGGGCGGCGGCCGGTACCACCTGGACCTGCGCCACCCGGCCGCCCGCGCCCACCTGGACGGGGTGGTGGACCGCCTGGTCGGCGAGTGGGGCGTCGGATACCTCAAGCTCGACCACAACACCGACCCGGGTTCCGGCACCAGCGCCCACCCCGGTGAGGTCCCGGCCGCCGGCCTGCTCGGCCACAACCGGGCCCAACTCGACTGGCTCGACGGCATCCTGGACCGCCACCCGGACCTGGTGATCGAGAACTGCGCCTCCGGCGGCATGCGCATGGACCACGCCCTGCTCTCCCGGCTCCAGCTGCAGTCCACCAGCGACCAGCAGGACCTGCTGCTCTACCCGCCGATCGCGGCGGCGGCACCCACCGCCGTCACGCCCGAACAGGGCGCCGTGTGGGCCTACCCGCTGCCCGAGGACTCCCCCGACGAGGTCGCCCTGACCATGACCAACGCGCTCCTCGGCCGCGTCCACCTCTCCGGCCGGCTCACCGAACTCGCTCCACCGGCACGCGACCTGGTCCACGAGGCGGTGGCCGTGTACAAGTCCATCCGCGCCGACCTGCCCCAGGCGCTGCCGGCCTGGCCGCTCGGCCTCCCCGCCTGGGAGGACCCGTGGATCGCGCTGGCGCTGCACACCCCGGCCACCACCTACGTCACCGCCTGGCGCCGTCATGGAACGGACGCCGTCAGGGAGCTCGACCTGCCCCACCTGCTCGGCGCCGAGGTCCGCGCCGAGGTGCTCTACCCGGCCGCCGGCCGGGCCACCACCGCCTGGCACCCGGACACCGCCGTACTCACCCTGACCCTGCCGGCGGCACCGTCCGCCGTCCTGCTGCGCCTCACCGAGGAGCCGTCCGAGGGGAGTTGA
- a CDS encoding cellulose binding domain-containing protein: MKWPVRSCHDRVIAAAAALALAVIGATAAVAPPAAAAPPAVAASTVSVSVDAALQLATVPATGVGVNIPVYDAAMNAPTTPGLLSTAGINTVRYPGGSHSDVYHWQTGTADDGAYVAPNTGFDAFMGTVRAAGAQPIITANYGSGTPQEAAAWVRYANVTKGYGIKYWEIGNEVYGNGEYGAKWEYDTHSSKSATTYANNVLQYVSAMKAADPSVKIGAVLTTPGYWPDGIVGPGDTMDWNHTVLSIAGSKIDFAIVHAYPTSTSPADLLTKPQAQNPNIAGAVRSLIGQYAGSRAPDVGIAVTEANAQAYLDTSPNGLFAPDNYLTWLENGAFNVDWWDLRNGTDCTKVTTVEGATDYNDGGMVSSGSPCEPTVNTPFPAYYGIQMISRLGAPGDTLVKAAGSSSLLSAHAVRRTNGDVAVMLINKDPNNAATVNLSYTGFTPSSATPTVHSYLKNGHSIGTAQSGSPTIQTVPAYGITVVEMHPTGAPCRVVYNKNEWQGVMVGTVTVVNNSLGQVNGWSLGFDFPGDNGITDSWNASVAQSGPSVNAGNVSYNATVPPGGSVQWGFKATWSKSDADPSAFRFNGASCAIG; this comes from the coding sequence ATGAAATGGCCAGTCCGCTCGTGTCATGATCGCGTCATAGCCGCCGCGGCGGCCCTGGCGCTCGCGGTCATCGGCGCGACCGCCGCCGTCGCGCCGCCCGCAGCCGCCGCACCGCCCGCCGTCGCCGCGAGCACCGTGTCGGTGTCGGTCGACGCCGCCCTGCAGCTCGCCACCGTTCCCGCCACCGGCGTCGGCGTGAACATCCCGGTCTACGACGCCGCCATGAACGCCCCCACCACCCCCGGTCTGCTCAGCACCGCCGGCATCAACACCGTCCGCTACCCCGGCGGCAGCCACTCCGACGTCTACCACTGGCAGACCGGCACCGCCGACGACGGTGCGTACGTCGCTCCGAACACCGGCTTCGACGCCTTCATGGGCACCGTGCGCGCCGCCGGAGCGCAGCCGATCATCACCGCCAACTACGGCTCGGGCACCCCCCAGGAGGCCGCCGCCTGGGTCCGGTACGCCAACGTCACCAAGGGCTACGGCATCAAGTACTGGGAGATCGGCAACGAGGTCTACGGCAACGGCGAGTACGGCGCCAAGTGGGAGTACGACACCCACAGCAGCAAGAGCGCCACGACCTACGCGAACAACGTGCTCCAGTACGTCTCGGCGATGAAGGCGGCCGACCCGAGCGTCAAGATCGGCGCCGTGCTGACCACGCCCGGCTACTGGCCGGACGGCATCGTCGGCCCGGGCGACACCATGGACTGGAACCACACCGTCCTGTCGATCGCCGGCTCGAAGATCGACTTCGCCATCGTGCACGCCTATCCCACCAGCACCAGCCCGGCCGACCTGCTCACCAAGCCGCAGGCCCAGAACCCGAACATCGCCGGCGCCGTGCGCTCGCTGATCGGCCAGTACGCCGGGTCCCGCGCCCCCGACGTCGGCATCGCGGTGACCGAGGCGAACGCCCAGGCCTACCTGGACACCTCCCCCAACGGACTGTTCGCCCCGGACAACTACCTCACCTGGCTGGAGAACGGCGCGTTCAACGTGGACTGGTGGGACCTGCGCAACGGCACCGACTGCACCAAGGTGACCACCGTCGAGGGCGCCACCGACTACAACGACGGCGGCATGGTCTCCAGCGGCTCCCCCTGCGAGCCGACCGTCAACACGCCCTTCCCCGCCTACTACGGCATCCAGATGATCAGCAGGCTGGGGGCGCCCGGCGACACGCTGGTCAAGGCCGCCGGATCTTCCTCGCTGCTCTCCGCGCACGCCGTCCGCCGCACCAACGGCGACGTGGCCGTCATGCTGATCAACAAGGACCCGAACAACGCGGCCACGGTGAACCTCTCCTACACGGGGTTCACCCCGTCCTCCGCCACCCCGACCGTCCACTCCTACCTCAAGAACGGCCACTCGATCGGCACCGCCCAGTCCGGCAGTCCGACCATCCAGACCGTGCCCGCCTACGGCATCACGGTCGTCGAGATGCACCCGACCGGCGCGCCCTGCCGGGTCGTCTACAACAAGAACGAGTGGCAGGGCGTGATGGTCGGCACCGTCACCGTCGTCAACAACTCCCTCGGCCAGGTCAACGGCTGGTCCCTCGGCTTCGACTTCCCCGGCGACAACGGCATCACCGACAGCTGGAACGCCTCGGTGGCGCAGAGCGGCCCGAGCGTCAACGCCGGAAACGTCTCCTACAACGCCACCGTCCCGCCCGGCGGAAGCGTCCAGTGGGGCTTCAAGGCCACCTGGTCCAAGAGCGACGCCGATCCGTCCGCCTTCCGGTTCAACGGCGCCTCCTGCGCGATCGGCTGA
- a CDS encoding glycoside hydrolase family 43 protein: MSDQPQPTGTLPNPVIPGFHPDPSVCRVGDDYYLVCSSFEYFPGIPVFHSRDLVNWTQIGNALDRPSQLRLPRDMPSSGGIYAPTLRHHDGRFWLIVTNVGDGGNMLFTATDPAGPWSDPVRLPGVPGIDPDLAWDEDGTCWCTVAGVSQVRIDPATGETLGEVRRIWSGAPGAMAPEAPHLYRIGEYWYLMIAEGGTERGHAVSIARGTSPSGPFEPCPANPVLTHRGIDSPIQNTGHADLVQAPDGSWWMVLLAVRPRGGTPAWYVLGRETFLAPVEWVDGWPVVGRVTPELPAPAWPLQPAPAVPVRDDFDQAELHPRWISVRERSERLCTTKERSGWLTLRAAGTSLDENDVVFVGRRQQHLGCRARALIDPAGGRGGLAVRMDEEHHYEIEAADGEVKVFARIGSLRTEVASRPVPAGAVVLGVDVVPRPTRGPRTGPDDVVFGVEEPDGTFTVLATLDGRYLSTEVAGGFTGRVIGMYAAAGTVHFDRFDYEPLPLP; this comes from the coding sequence GTGTCAGACCAGCCCCAGCCGACCGGCACCCTCCCCAACCCGGTGATCCCCGGCTTCCACCCCGACCCCAGCGTCTGCCGCGTGGGCGACGACTACTACCTCGTCTGCTCCAGCTTCGAGTACTTCCCCGGCATCCCCGTCTTCCACAGCCGCGACCTGGTGAACTGGACCCAGATCGGCAACGCCCTGGACCGGCCGAGCCAGCTGCGCCTGCCGCGCGACATGCCCTCCTCCGGCGGGATCTACGCCCCTACCCTGCGCCACCACGACGGCCGCTTCTGGCTGATCGTCACCAACGTCGGCGACGGCGGCAACATGCTCTTCACCGCCACCGACCCGGCCGGCCCCTGGTCCGACCCGGTCCGGCTGCCCGGCGTCCCGGGCATCGACCCGGACCTCGCCTGGGACGAGGACGGCACCTGCTGGTGCACCGTCGCCGGCGTCTCCCAGGTCCGCATCGACCCGGCCACCGGCGAGACCCTCGGCGAGGTACGGCGGATCTGGTCCGGCGCGCCCGGCGCCATGGCCCCCGAGGCCCCGCACCTGTACCGGATCGGCGAGTACTGGTACCTGATGATCGCCGAGGGCGGCACGGAGCGCGGCCACGCCGTCTCCATCGCCCGCGGCACCTCGCCCTCGGGCCCGTTCGAGCCGTGCCCGGCCAACCCGGTCCTGACCCACCGCGGCATCGACAGTCCCATCCAGAACACCGGGCACGCCGACCTGGTCCAGGCGCCCGACGGCTCCTGGTGGATGGTGTTGCTCGCCGTCCGGCCACGCGGCGGCACCCCCGCCTGGTACGTGCTCGGCCGGGAGACCTTCCTCGCCCCGGTCGAGTGGGTGGACGGCTGGCCGGTGGTCGGCCGGGTCACCCCCGAACTGCCCGCCCCCGCCTGGCCCTTGCAGCCCGCTCCCGCCGTACCGGTCCGGGACGACTTCGACCAGGCCGAGCTCCACCCCCGGTGGATCTCGGTGCGCGAGCGCTCCGAGCGGCTGTGCACCACGAAGGAACGTTCCGGCTGGCTCACCCTGCGCGCCGCCGGCACCTCCCTGGACGAGAACGACGTGGTGTTCGTCGGCCGGCGCCAGCAGCACCTCGGCTGCCGGGCCCGCGCCCTAATCGATCCCGCAGGGGGCCGCGGCGGCCTCGCCGTCCGCATGGACGAGGAGCACCACTACGAGATCGAGGCGGCCGACGGCGAGGTGAAGGTCTTCGCCCGGATCGGCTCGCTCCGCACCGAGGTCGCCTCCCGTCCGGTGCCCGCCGGAGCCGTGGTGCTCGGTGTCGACGTCGTTCCGCGACCGACGCGCGGCCCGCGCACCGGCCCCGACGACGTCGTCTTCGGCGTCGAGGAGCCCGACGGCACCTTCACCGTGCTCGCCACCCTCGACGGGCGCTACCTGTCCACCGAGGTGGCCGGCGGCTTCACCGGCCGGGTCATCGGCATGTACGCCGCGGCCGGCACCGTCCACTTCGACCGGTTCGACTACGAGCCCCTCCCGCTCCCCTGA